A window of Schistocerca serialis cubense isolate TAMUIC-IGC-003099 chromosome 1, iqSchSeri2.2, whole genome shotgun sequence genomic DNA:
gacgatacaacactacttaccacacatcagaacatttcagatctgaatagcctaacaaaagaaacatttgaaaggccctggactggttagcagccaataagctcctgtgCAATGCTGAAAAAACCTAAAAACTTTTAATGGGAATATCAAATTAACTAGGCAATAAGTCAGTagaactcttaggtattcacattgactcttAACTCTATTGAGAGGAACATGCCAATCACGTACATGAAAAAATATATCAGGTGGCATACcttatcttgaaactaagggaggtagtgagcttggagtaccttagggtgacatactttgtgctattccagtcacatatggtctgattatatgggggcactcccctcacatcaagaaCATCATGAAATTACGAAAAAAAAGTCTTACACATAATATGTAAAAGAGACCATAGGGAGCActgtcttcctcttttttttccagACTTAGAATACTCACAATTACAAATTTATACATCtgtgtgtctgtactctatattaaaaataatacttCAGTATTTATTGCCAGAcgggaaatacatgaacacaacaccagggtaATTTAGACATTCCGCGCTGcagattagcaagaacaggaaattcccacaaagtaaatccactCAAAATgatcaataaactgccaattcataTTCAATCCatcgatataatttttttttaattaagtggtacagctggctgtgacatcatccattctatgacataatATGTAAAAGAGACCATAGGGAGCACTGTCATCCTCTTTTTTTCCAGACTTAGAATACTCACAATTACAAATTTATACATCtgtgtgtctgtactctatattaaaaataatatttcagtattTATTGCCAGACGGGAAATACATGAACGCAACACCAGGTTTAAGGGTAATTTAGACATACTGCGCTTcagattagcaagaacaggaaattcccacaaagttaatCCACTCAAAATGATCGATAAACTGCCAATTCATATACAATCCatcgatataattttttttaattaagtggTACACCTAGCTGtgagatcatccattctatgacatcaaagaattctttgagatgcctgtgTAGGAATTTAGCATTTACAAGTTGTCCAcagttaaacatattattgtgtgctgtggttaatcatgtgtaattacataatgtatacaatacacaatacaatactATGTTATACGAGGTGTGActgaaaagttttaagaatggatgcgctactgcttactggtttggcgggcaagTACACAAAGCGTGAGgaatgagtcattgccttgtccttgaacgccctctgacaggaaactgcgtttccttattcagttcgttgtggcaacTGCTTGAGTGCAgatctgttagggcttgttgccagattctgtctgtgtgaaaatggacgtaaaaccggagcaacgagtttgtgcgaaattttgttttaaatccgGGAATGCAGCTTTTGAGACTTATGAACCATTAAAaagagcttttggagataattgtatgacaCAGTCAAATGTTTGTGTCTGATTCAACAGATTTAAAAGTGGCCACGATCATTTGAAGACGAACAACAGTCTGGTTGTACTTCCACctcaaaattgaatgaaaatgttgtgaaagttcgcgacttagtgcgctctgatcgtagacttacaactaGGGAGATTGCTTATGAACGTAATTTTAGTATcgatgcagttcagtcaattttaaccgAAGATCTGAACACGCATCGagtgtccacaaaattcattccagaagtgttgtcaagtgactagAGACAATACCAACTTTAagcgtgccaagaactgattaatcagactaaaaacgacccagatttgttaaatagggtaattatagATGCCCAATCGTGAGTATATGGATATGATTCTTTAACCAAATTGTAGTCTTCGCAGTGGAaaactccaggttcaccacgaccgaaaaaagcacagCAAAGTCGGTCGacagtgaagacaatgttggtgatttttttcgattgtACCGGTATTGTGaatcatgaatttacccctagaggacagacaattaaccaggaatattaCAAATTTGTCCTTGAGTGTTTGCGCGAGAAGGTggagaagaaaaggcctgcattgtggaaagacaagagttgggtgctacaccatgacaattctCCAGATCATCGTGCCTtatccatcgttgaatttttgaccaaattaaaaattcctgtgcttccacaaccgccacaTCCCCATGATTTGGTCCCTGCGGGCTTCTACCTTTTTCCTAAACTGAAGTTTTCACTGAAAGGGATGAATTTGAGTCGATTGAAGATTCCAGGCAAATACGGAGTGCGTcctaacacacttcaggaaaaaaatttccaggaatgtttccaaaactgGAAACATCGTTGGAATTGGTTTGTTCCGTCAGAAGAGTGCTATTTTGAAGAAGATGCgccacagtagcatgtaagtactacCATTGTACTATTACAATACCATTCTTAAAACcttccaatcacacctcatattatagtatagcttattgcattaacttttagaaACCAGCCTGATGttatttggtacactgccatgcttaaaGTGTATTCTATAATGTACTGACACTAGTTTATTTTAATATTACGTATGTACTACTACATcctgtatgacgaagccaatatcattgtaaaatgattcttGAAATGTTTCCTTTTCCCATTGTCTTACCATAAATTTGTCAAGGAGTGACAGATCTATATACTTCAGCAGCTTAATACAGACAGTTTGGTACATACAGAAGTGAATGGTAAGTGTTTAGGTAATGGTCATGTAGTAGACACCTTGGCCGAACATGTATTGTGGTTTTGCACCTGATGAATTTTCAAATTTAGTACTAATCTATATTAACAGGTCTTACTGGTTTGAGAATAGGTCAGGCTCTGCCTTTGTCAGCAAATTGTATGATGTTTGTAGTATTCTGTACGTGTTTTCTTCCCCACaggtttacatttttatttgcttcTTATGTAAGTTTTCTCATTATTTTGGCCAAACTTTTGTTGTTGCGACATTGACTGACACACAACGAATGACTATCAATAATTTCTTTCCATAAGTACTCTAGGCTTAGTGCACTATACAAACTTTCCTTTTACTCATGTCCTATTTGTTCCCATAGTTAGTGGAGCTCATAATTTTCTCTTGTGTGTTCACTCAGCAGAGACAGTTAGCCtagatattaacataaaaatctcTTACAGTAACACAGAGATGTCCTTGCAATAATGTGGCAAATATTTTCATAAACTATTTTACAGTACTGTGTTACTCATGTTACCGAATTTGACGTACTTTGCACTCGATATTACACTGAATGAAACAGGATGTTCCCACGCCATTTGTATGTGCCATGACATGCTGGACTTTGTAAATGTTTTGGAATAAGTGATTTAGTATTTAGATGTACTGTATTCTCGCATTTTTACTCTTTAACGTAATATCCCTCTCATGTTGTTTCTCAATGTAATATGTATATTTGTTTCTCATTGTATTTCATTGTCCGGACACGCCTTCTTGTTTTATGAGCAGTGTTGTACTTTACTTGCACTCTGAGCAGATATTTTCAAATTTAGAGCAGCTGTTAGCTCTCATAACTGTGTTTCTCAGAGACTTTACATTTTTTACTTCAGGCTTGTGATTAGCGAGTAATGCACATAAGGTTATACGTATGTGGATGCTCTTGTGGAGACATGTTTGTAATAAGCTCAGTTTGGATGGACTACCTCTTTAGCAGATTCTGAGCTTGCTACCTACTCATAACTGGCAATAGTAATATTTTTATGATTACTATGCAGTGGGACTGCAAGATGATGCTGCACTGCTCAATTATACCAAACATTTCTCATGTTGGTGCCAGTTGGACTGCAAGATTGTTTCATTGTGCTTTTCTAATAAAATATATGTCATTGTCTGTGGGACTGCAAGATTTTCCTGCAATGTGTCGTATACACTTCCTACTCAGTTATGGTAGGCAGAGGACACTTTTTGTGGCATTTAATCACGTGCATGTTGCAACCTATGGTGGTGATAAACATTTTCTTTGTATTTAGGACACTACAATGTGCTTTACATACATGTATGCTATCACTTCTATTTGTCTCTCTACACTAACAGTCTACACATCTAATGCAGTGTGCACTACTGTGAATGTACCCTAATATTCAACAAATACTGAACTTGTAACAAAATGTTCATGTCCATCAATAATTTCTACTTTTTTCTGTCATGTATATGGTTATTATTATCTTTGTACTCATCTACTGTATCTTTTAACTTTTTTACTAACTTTTCTACACATTTTATCAGAATATtgtttttgtaaagtaaaatttacTTGTGTCAGCAATGTCACTGACATCACCTTACCTGTGAAATTTTGGTCAGCCAGAGTGAGGGGTAATGACAGGTGTTATTTGAGTATTAATCAATTGTACAATAATGTCAATTCTTTCCTCTTGAGCTGCTACATGTGGGAGaacagcgatgttgtaagctgtatgcAGTGTTAGGTTATCATCTTTGTGGTGCACGTAAGCACAGTAGCAGATAGTGGATAGCTGTGTTGAAGTGAGGAAGCAGGTGTAaagttatgtttcaaatgtaaagtctcacTTTATCGATGTatttaatgatgatgattatgtaatGATAACTGATCTGAGAAGGAGAAAGTgtaatggaatcttttatttacgtgAAGAGGAATTATAAGGCAATTTTTGAAGTCACTCATTTGTTACTGCAAAGCCATTTTTGAccttcctttctcttacaatttttaattgatCTCGTTTTTTTGCAAAAGTAGAAAAGGAACCAAGTGTGTACCGAAAATACTTCGAGTTGCAATTAAAACAGTGCATCTCAtgagtgtctctgtgtagatataGCAATTTGCAGCTTAGCGTAGCGGCAAACAACACGGCAGTACTGCAACACgtttgcgcagaatagaggtaaggactaaatattttgatggtttttttattcaatcccggccAACTTGTGTCATTCAGAGGCTGTTAGATTTTTCTGTATCGTGTATCAGTTTTAGTTCTGGGATCTGGGATAAGTTTTGCTAAACTGATTATTGTAGGTTTTATGCCAAAGTTAATTATTCAtggagtttatactgttcaaaattcttgcagtcagattattCACTTTACCAGTATTAAAGGGCTGCCTTCTCATAATGACAGTTCAATTATCTATTACGATTCATTAATACTTCTGCACAGCTCTTATTATTCACAACAAATTATGTCAGTCATATTGTTATTATTTAAAGAGaactttcacttggcgacatccttGTACAGTGCAGTGGTTAAATCTTTCAACCTAAAACAAGTAAGTGAAATGAACAACAGTCCACCCAGTGAAGGCAACTACAAAAATGAATTACTGACACTCAAACAAATAACACAGAATGATAATACAACCATTATAGAGAAactgaatcacaaaattaaaacacaaataaaggGGACACCATGCACACAAAAACGAACAACCTGTTGCCAAATTACAAACACAGACGGACAAAACATAAAGAGACATAAGGGAaatccacagaacacacacacaagcacacattaACAAGAAACACCCATAACAACAAACAAATGGTACACTCTCACTTACAGCAACAAACAACCcatagaataggcaacatattcaaAAAAACAAGTGTTAAAGCAGCCTACAGGACATACAATTCAATACGGAGGAAACTAAGGGCAACCAGCACAAGCGCAGACAAACggaacacatctggtatttaccaactgacatgccaggACTGCAAATCAATTTATATAGGACACACAGCCAGAAGCTTTAAACCAGACACGCAGAACATGGAAaaacattaaaaagtaacagctggcATTCTACTGAACACTTTGTGGACAGGACACAAGGTCAAAAAATTATcaacaatgatttgaaaattctcaaatgcccctgacaaaaactaataactgaagaaaCCTATAAGAGTCTTAACTAAAGGAAAACaaataaacatacacacacacacacacaaagaaggcAGGCAAGTACACCCCAAATTCCCTCCCAGAAAACATTCAACTGTTCAGCTGTTCGCCTTCTTCCTTCTGTAGTTTGCAAACAGACAGTGAAAGTTACTTATTGCAGACCTTCATAGGGAAACCGTAAGAATTAAGTGAAACatgatgcaaacacacacacatatgctgtGGACTTCCTGGGTTTTGTTATTTAACATGGTAAATATACAAAACTTTTTGTGCTTTTCAAATATACTAAGAGGTAAACagcattttttgtttttatataaaaaaccATTGACAATGCTGATACTTCAGCGAAACGTGTTCaggaaataaaaacagaaacaaaaattatgttttgctcaaggcagatcctctttgaaaataaatctgtttgtaagCAAACGTGGATAGAGGAGATTCAACGTCAAGGACACACGTTTGTTTGACTCACGACAGAGCTGAAAAACTTAATCTTGTTTGCCTCTTGAAGACAGATGCCAATTATCtcgtgaaagcctacttacagaacCAGTATGAAGTGAGGAATCTTGGAATTGAGCCTCGTATGTATCACTTCAATATGAAATGCCGAGGACACGAAACATATTACTGTGCGCATACAggcattcttcctgcgctccatacggaAGCAAACACTAATATGTGGTACAATGCTGAagcaccctctgtcatgcacttgtCAAGGATTTTCAGATTGTGTACGTAGATATAGATGATATTTAATCCGTGTATGTGACAGTAGTCTTCGCAACATTTATTCACTACCATGGGCGGTAGGGGACAAAACGTTTATATTTTGTCTCGTTAACACAGAGGTCGTTATAGACATTACATTAGCACTGATTAGAATAAGGTGGGATAGGCAACGAGCTGTGGCCTTAAGAAACCATCCAGTCATTCATCTGATTCAGATTTCAGGAAGCTATGaataacctaaatccggatggccagtTGAggattttttttcatgtttcacCAGAATACAAGTCCAGTTCTGTGATCACTGGTACACATTATTTGGTCATCTACACTTACAGGCGAATAGGAGTAGTGACTAAATACACTCATTTAAACAGTTCATCATCTGGGCATTCCTTATTTCCAACGAAAAGCTTCTCATTGATATGAATACACAGGTAAAATGCTCCTGAAAAGCAATGGATTGTCAGACCTTGAAATGTCAGAGTATAACAGAAAGAGACAATAGTCGACACCTCATTTAATGAAAACTGAAGTAGTGTTTTACACTGACGCTACCTTCAATTACAACACAGGTGTCTTCCAACTCTGTAGCATCATAATCGTGAGATTTCGGAACTGTGATCTTGCTGCAGAGTCCTCCCACTGATCGAGGAGCTCTATCCCAAATCCGTTGAATAAACTGCAGAGTGGAATACAGAAACGAGAAAACATATCGTCACTGAAGAACCCAACAAAATGTCGCAAAAATTTGTAAGAAGCTAGGAGGGTGAGGCAGGATAAATAGCATCTGCTACGGAGAGCTACAGCTCCTATATAGGTTATAGGAGTCTTAGGGAGAGCGGTGAACTTTAATCTACGCAAAATACTTCAGAAAGTGTGTATAAACATAACAAAGTGCAGCTGATATTTACTTACGCTTTGCTTTGAGCCAAGAGCCTATCTTCTTTAGCCTTAAAATGCGCTTGTATCTTCGCGATTCCCGCATTTAATTCGTAAGCCTTTTCTTTTGTGAACTCCTCCTCTACTCTGTGTTGAATCATTGCTATCTTAATATCCGTTTCCGCTTCAATGTGCCGAAGCATTAAGTTCATCTGTAAAAAGACAATGAAGTAATAAACCTGCATTCTGTTTAATGCCGCGAACACAAAAAGTCTTTATTCCGAGTGAAAGTATGTACCCGTCTCTGTGCTTCAAATCTTGTTAGTGGCATATCTGGAACTCTTACAAAGTACTGTAGGGTTTCATATTTCCCAAAAATTAAAGAAACGATAATTGCACAGCAAAGATAAAATGCTATATTCAATCAGTttctctgtgctgaggctgttTACAGTTTCTGAGGATTTAATATAAATAGTTCATGGAAAAGTTCCCATGAATTTTAATGCTACGGTATTTCAGTGAAACAACAGTGTAATAGTTGCTATGACTTCGTATTATAAACTTCTTTGAAAAATTTAACGAGTTTAGGAACATTAACAAATCGAAATGCATATGAAATAGATGTTCTCTGTAAGAGGGTCATTGTGCTCTAAATTTGACCTTCGTTTCTAAAACTGACTTGATGTAACTAAAAAATAAGGGGTGGATGTCAGTtctagtgtctgattccacccgtcggcAGTGACCAATGaggtaatgtgtgatgttattttgtttgtgccgcagatttGTGTCaatgaacgttaaatgatttctctggatttcctcgttacgcgcgtaatcgcgtatattaaaaattcgatattgattgttttgttttgatatcgtaatttgttttcggcatcttttgttaatgaaagtagtcgtgatttataagatcTTGATTTCTCACACAATTGCTGTTCGTTATGGAAGAGTCAGTTGTGTTTACAGCGAAAATTCTCCTTCAGAAAATGACTGACTGTAAATCAGCTATTATATTTTTGCAATCATTCGGCGTTATTGCAGAATTTTGCAAGCGCAGTGCTTGTGGAAATTATATGGTATTTAGAAGTAGTAGTCATGCTAACCTACTATTTTTGAGATAAATATTCTTGCAAATCTGTCCACGAATCAGGGGTTTCGTGTGGCAATGTAGTTGACTAGTTATcattttgtagagaagtctgcAGGGAATTTATAAAGTACAGTGGAATCTCGATTAACCGTCATGTTCGGGACTGTGGTCGTGACGGTCGAGCGAATAGACggataacagaaacactgtattcctccaaaacataacctcaatcaattattttatgtatagacacatatcaccctcacagtaatataataatatttcggagcgaaaacaaattaaacacgattgtaatagcaaataaaactatttattacatgataaaaacatccgtacagtagctacaaaagttgcaaaatacgtaatgtacagtactgtaatgtactataaacttacaggtgaaatagtttatctagcttggaaatagtcaatttcttctgcctttttgatgttCGATCTTTCACTgcggcaatatttcgtatttttcggagcAGTAGTGCCTTGCGTTGCATTAGCCTCTTCTTGACTTTCAAACCATTCTATACACTTGGTCAGCATTGTTTCGTCCTCTGAATGGCTAATAGTTCGTTTTTCTTCATGGTTTGAACACTCGTCTTCATCAgccccttcttctttttctttttcttcttctttggtggcacttacgctggcaacaatttcatcactcaaaatttgaaaacccccgtccactttgtcacactctaaccactctgatacttcttctgacgtcagatttgtgctgatttgtaaattattgcacaaattgaccATCTTGTCAACTGTCATACACTCAGGTTCCTCCGATTCTTCACGTCTAGGCTGAGGCCAAAGTTTCT
This region includes:
- the LOC126418717 gene encoding jerky protein homolog-like, whose protein sequence is MKRRYRKIFIESLLSSDESTSVKQFWRSYSIKDTIFNVASAWSDLSVSNLKNDWKKLWPQPRREESEEPECMTVDKMVNLCNNLQISTNLTSEEVSEWLECDKVDGGFQILSDEIVASVSATKEEEKEKEEGADEDECSNHEEKRTISHSEDETMLTKCIEWFESQEEANATQGTTAPKNTKYCRSERSNIKKAEEIDYFQAR